One genomic window of uncultured Erythrobacter sp. includes the following:
- a CDS encoding HAD-IB family phosphatase — protein sequence MQRIALYDLDRTVTRAPTFTPFLVHMAASGNPLRLLGVSLWVLAMLGYKAKFYGRKPLKQFGLNLLVGRNVRNGRLQPRIDAFVAGQMARNIQPGARAQIAADRAAGIRLVLVTAAPEIYAEALAQALGFEACIATRHQRDSAGNLLALIDGENNYGAHKVARVEAWLAEQGLARADCHLIAYTDHASDAPILNYADTGVLVGRYAKAQRGWAQADWSAPERSGAAT from the coding sequence GTGCAGCGCATTGCCCTCTACGATCTCGACCGCACGGTGACCCGCGCGCCGACGTTTACCCCGTTCCTCGTTCACATGGCCGCAAGCGGCAACCCGTTACGGCTGCTCGGCGTATCGCTGTGGGTGCTGGCGATGCTGGGTTACAAGGCGAAATTCTACGGGAGAAAGCCGCTCAAGCAGTTCGGTCTCAACCTGCTGGTCGGGCGCAACGTGCGCAATGGCCGCCTGCAACCCCGGATCGACGCTTTCGTCGCCGGGCAAATGGCGCGCAATATCCAGCCGGGCGCGCGTGCGCAGATCGCCGCCGACCGGGCGGCTGGCATTCGCCTAGTGCTCGTCACCGCTGCACCGGAGATTTACGCCGAGGCGTTAGCGCAGGCGCTGGGTTTCGAGGCCTGCATCGCCACTCGCCACCAGCGCGATAGTGCGGGCAACCTCCTCGCGCTGATCGACGGCGAGAACAATTACGGCGCGCATAAGGTCGCCCGCGTCGAGGCATGGCTGGCAGAGCAAGGCCTCGCCCGCGCCGATTGCCACCTCATCGCCTATACCGACCACGCCAGCGACGCGCCGATCCTGAACTATGCCGACACCGGCGTGCTGGTAGGTCGCTACGCCAAGGCGCAGCGCGGGTGGGCGCAGGCCGACTGGAGCGCGCCTGAAAGGAGCGGGGCCGCCACATGA
- a CDS encoding FkbM family methyltransferase produces the protein MASLSDFWRYGVVKTARKLKAAALSPVLAARGDGPVRSAYGVLMVPNWQDTTFRYCIFGTYGSDLSDLLLGQREEFVFVDIGANQGLYSLIAAQNPKCREIIAFEPVPATHARLTANVALNGGAERTVLLQLAIADSVGEVEISVAADHTGTATLAGREGQSGGGVVIHTIDAPLVDPLLSGELPMFIKIDVEGLEAVVIAELAKTKAFARVSAIFYEVDDRWARADEIETLLRAAGFTRFAKYGRGHHYDVLATRS, from the coding sequence TTGGCTAGTCTCAGCGATTTCTGGCGTTACGGCGTGGTCAAGACAGCGCGCAAGCTGAAGGCCGCCGCTCTATCGCCGGTGCTGGCGGCGCGCGGCGATGGGCCGGTACGCTCGGCTTACGGCGTGCTGATGGTGCCCAACTGGCAGGACACCACGTTCCGCTATTGCATCTTCGGCACCTATGGCAGCGACTTGTCCGATCTGCTGCTGGGCCAGCGGGAGGAATTCGTCTTCGTCGATATCGGCGCCAATCAGGGGCTCTACTCGCTGATCGCCGCGCAGAACCCCAAGTGCCGCGAGATCATCGCCTTCGAACCCGTTCCGGCGACCCATGCGCGGCTGACGGCGAATGTGGCGCTGAATGGCGGGGCGGAGCGCACGGTGCTGCTCCAGCTGGCGATTGCCGACAGCGTGGGCGAGGTGGAGATCAGCGTCGCCGCTGACCATACCGGCACGGCAACGCTGGCCGGACGCGAGGGACAGAGCGGCGGCGGCGTCGTAATCCACACCATCGACGCGCCGCTGGTCGATCCGCTGTTGTCGGGCGAACTCCCGATGTTCATCAAGATCGACGTCGAAGGGCTGGAGGCGGTGGTCATCGCCGAGCTCGCCAAGACCAAGGCTTTCGCGCGGGTCTCAGCGATCTTCTACGAGGTAGATGACCGCTGGGCGCGCGCGGACGAGATCGAGACCCTGCTCCGCGCGGCCGGTTTCACCCGCTTCGCCAAGTACGGGCGCGGGCACCACTACGACGTGCTGGCGACGCGTTCCTGA
- the egtD gene encoding L-histidine N(alpha)-methyltransferase, translated as MTFAKGLKLVNRDAGGVDLAFRADVLAGFAAAQKAIPARWFYDDTGSQLFEDITQLPEYYPTRAETAILHGRYQEIAELIGPGRAVVEFGSGSSVKTPLLLSAIQPSAYVPLDIAGDFLRASSAALAAKFPGLPVHPVEADFMRRVELPAEVASLPKLGFFPGSTIGNMIARTATDLLRSMRETLGEGALLLIGMDLVKDEDVLLAAYDDAAGVTAQFNLNLLTRINHELGGDIPVEAFRHEARWNDTFARIEMHLVARQDVAFTVSEQPFSMREGESIHTENSHKFTKRSGQMLLAAGGWEPRARWTDDAKQFSLLLAEARAPRSAP; from the coding sequence ATGACATTTGCCAAGGGTCTCAAACTGGTCAACCGCGATGCCGGCGGCGTCGATCTGGCGTTCCGCGCCGATGTGTTGGCGGGGTTTGCCGCTGCCCAGAAGGCGATCCCCGCGCGCTGGTTCTATGACGACACCGGATCGCAGCTGTTCGAGGACATCACGCAGCTCCCCGAATATTACCCGACCCGCGCCGAAACTGCGATCCTGCACGGTCGGTATCAAGAGATTGCCGAGCTGATCGGGCCGGGCCGGGCGGTGGTGGAGTTCGGCTCGGGCTCATCGGTCAAGACACCCTTACTGCTGTCGGCGATCCAGCCGTCTGCCTATGTCCCGCTCGACATCGCGGGCGATTTCCTGCGCGCGTCCTCGGCGGCGCTGGCGGCGAAGTTTCCGGGCCTTCCGGTCCATCCGGTCGAGGCCGATTTCATGCGCCGGGTCGAGCTTCCCGCAGAGGTCGCCAGCCTGCCCAAACTCGGCTTCTTCCCCGGCTCGACCATCGGTAACATGATCGCCCGCACCGCGACTGACCTGTTGCGCTCAATGCGCGAGACGTTGGGGGAGGGCGCGCTGCTGTTGATCGGGATGGATCTGGTGAAGGACGAGGACGTCTTGCTCGCCGCCTATGACGATGCGGCGGGGGTGACGGCGCAGTTCAACCTCAACCTCCTCACCCGCATCAATCACGAGCTCGGCGGTGACATTCCGGTCGAGGCCTTCCGTCACGAAGCGCGCTGGAATGACACCTTCGCGCGGATCGAGATGCATCTGGTTGCGCGGCAAGACGTCGCTTTCACGGTCAGCGAGCAGCCGTTCTCCATGCGTGAGGGCGAGAGCATCCACACCGAGAACAGCCATAAGTTCACCAAGCGGTCGGGCCAGATGCTGCTGGCAGCGGGCGGCTGGGAGCCGCGGGCACGCTGGACCGATGACGCCAAGCAATTCTCGCTGCTGCTGGCCGAAGCGCGCGCGCCGCGGTCTGCGCCCTGA
- a CDS encoding FAD-dependent oxidoreductase: protein MDGHCDILIIGGGMAGLSAAAALAAAGQRIIVLDKGRGPGGRMAARRAEIGGEQVGFDHGAQYFTAHDPAFLDTVLVWEMAGVAARWPAAGEDAWVGTPGMNSCVKAMAETLDVRWGVRAERLERNSAVWRIATGDQSFTAATVLVAVPAEQAAVLLAETAPELAALAASVSSAPCWAVMAGFNARLPIAADTYRSDTGPVSWAARNSAKPGRSGAETWVIHASPARSRELIDLPKEEVAQFLLADFFAATGAAARAPQHLDAHRWLYALPQALIGEGARFDATLRIGIAGDYLHSARVEGAWLSGRTLAQAVLQERVASTS, encoded by the coding sequence ATGGACGGACATTGTGATATTCTGATTATCGGTGGCGGTATGGCGGGACTTTCCGCGGCGGCCGCTTTGGCAGCTGCGGGACAGCGGATCATCGTGCTCGACAAGGGGCGCGGCCCCGGTGGGCGCATGGCGGCACGGCGGGCGGAGATCGGCGGCGAGCAGGTCGGCTTCGATCACGGCGCGCAGTATTTCACCGCACACGATCCGGCGTTTCTCGACACGGTCTTGGTGTGGGAAATGGCAGGCGTTGCCGCCCGGTGGCCTGCTGCGGGCGAGGATGCGTGGGTCGGCACTCCCGGGATGAACTCTTGCGTGAAGGCGATGGCCGAGACGCTGGACGTGCGCTGGGGCGTGCGGGCCGAGCGTTTGGAGCGCAACAGCGCGGTTTGGCGGATCGCGACGGGCGATCAGAGCTTCACCGCCGCCACGGTGCTCGTGGCTGTCCCTGCCGAACAGGCCGCCGTGCTGCTGGCTGAAACGGCGCCTGAACTTGCAGCGCTCGCCGCAAGCGTGAGCTCTGCACCCTGCTGGGCCGTAATGGCAGGGTTCAACGCAAGGCTGCCGATTGCTGCCGACACCTATCGCTCCGATACCGGCCCCGTCAGCTGGGCGGCGCGCAATTCCGCCAAGCCGGGGCGTAGCGGGGCGGAGACTTGGGTGATCCACGCCTCACCCGCCCGGAGCCGGGAATTGATCGACTTGCCCAAGGAGGAGGTCGCGCAATTCTTGCTGGCTGACTTCTTCGCCGCCACTGGCGCTGCGGCTCGCGCGCCGCAACACTTGGACGCGCACCGCTGGCTCTATGCCTTGCCGCAAGCGCTTATCGGCGAAGGCGCGCGCTTCGATGCAACTTTGCGGATCGGGATCGCGGGCGATTACCTGCACAGCGCGCGCGTCGAAGGGGCGTGGCTCTCAGGCCGAACGCTCGCGCAAGCGGTGCTTCAGGAACGCGTCGCCAGCACGTCGTAG